AAAGAATCGTCTCACCAGTGGTCAGCGTGCGCTTCGGTTCGCTCAGGAAGTCGGCGGGTAGCGGGTCGGGATGGAAGTTATTGCGAATTGCCAGCCGCATGGCTCGAGGTAAATGCCATGCCGATGTCACCACGCCGACGCGTTGTCCTGAGTCGCTGAAACGTTTACCCAACGTCTCCATTTCTTCAGACGTCGTCCGACCGCCCAACTGTTCAATGGCTGATTCCGGCACCCCCAAGCCTTGTAATACGGTGGAAGACGCCTGAGCCGGATCGATTCCGACAGAATCCATGCTCTCAATTCGCTGCCCTGTGCAAATCAGGCGTTTTGCCAATCCCTGGTGATAAAGTTGAGCCGCCAAAATCAGCCGGTCGCCCGACGCGTTGCCCTGAGGCCGATCGTTTGCGGCAATCGTTGTGCCGCCGCCGAGCAGCACCACGACATCGTACGCTTCGCTTTGCAGAGGATCGATCTGCACGTACGGCTCCTCAATCGTTGTGACCAGCCACGCCACAAAGATGCCGTTGCCCGCTACAGAAAACATGGCCCACCCAACGAACAGCAGGGCCGCCAGTTTTCTTTGGTGTGAGATCCACGCGGTGAGCACCAGCCCCGTCAAAACGTACCAGATCATTCCGCTTGGCATCGCCAGAGCCGTGGCAATCTTTTCGACCGCCTTGCGGCCCAGAGTCCCCCCGATGATCGCCAGAATGGCGGCCGTCCCGATCGCGAACCCAACAATGACATTTGAACACCTGACTTCGTAATTCATGCGCGGACCAACAGCTTCATGGATTTCGGATCGATTCTGACTGTGACCGGGCAATTGGCCGCAGGATCGCCATCGCACTGCACCGGAACGTTGGCCACTTTAGACTGCAACCGAACCTCAGTCGCTAAAAATCGAGTCACATCGGTGCGACGGTCGGAAAACCCCATCCGGGTGCGTAAACCATGAATCATCGTCGCAAACGAACCGGCAATTCGAAAAACTCGCACGTCCAATTGTCCGTCATGAGGGTCGCTGGCCGGACAAAACGGTATCCGAAAACCGTACTGCGGAATATTGGTGATGATTACATGACTGCCCGTCGCCAACACGTTGCCGTCGACATCACAGACTTGAATTTCAGGAAAGGCGTACGACGTGAAACTGGTGACGATTGGCCAGCAATAACTGACATGGCTGATATTGCCCTTCCGAACTGCCGTAAATCGTCGGACCACTTCGGCATCGACACCGGCACTGGCCATAAGTAGAAAACGCTGGTCGTTGACGAAGGCCGTGTCGAACAGCGAAACCTTGTTCTGCTGAATGATCTCGGCCACTGTGCGACCGCAGCGAGGAATCTGCAGGTGGCGAGCGACAAGGTTTTCCGTTCCGAGCGGCAGTGTGGCGATCGGAAACTGCGAATGCCGATTGGCCAAACTGGCGATCGTGCCATCACCGCCAGCCGCGACCAGACAGGCAATACGTTCCGCCACATCGGGCCGCCGGACGAAGCGGTCCAGGCGATCTCGATTGGCGAATAAACTAACTCGGTAACCCATTCTCTTCAGATGTCGCACCATCGTCAGAATGTGCTGTGCGCCACGCCCGGAACCCGACGTCGGATTTCGCTGAATCACTACTCGATCACGCTCGCCTGGCGGGCCGGCCTGATTGGATTCTGCGGTGGCGGTTGGCGGCATCACGGGATCGAAGCACTCCCACGGTCCACGCCGGCGACCTTATCTGCTGCTTCGTTCACCCCAATCAGCTGCCGCAGCGATGTGATCTTCACCGCACCGCCGGTGGTTGGCGTCACACCGACAGCCGAACGGCAAACCCACGCCGCTTGCATGCCTGCCGCTGAAGCTCCTTCGACGTCATTGGTGAGGTCGTCGCCTACGAAGAGGATGCGGTTCGGTGCGACGCCGATCTGCTGCGACACGGCGTCAAAGAATGGTTTTGCAGGTTTTCGCCAGCCAACAACGGAGGAAATGACGCGGTGCCCCACATGTTTCAGTTCCGGCAGCCCGTCGCAGACCGCGTTCAGACGCTGGTCAAAGTTGGAAGCGATCGCGGTTTGCAGACCTCGCCGATAAAGTTCGTCGATCAGGCCCGTCGCATCTTCAAAGCACCGCCAGTTTTCCGCACGCCGGAAGTGGTCGAAAAGGTGGTCGAAGCAATCCTGAAATCCGTCGCTGTGTGCGTTGCCATTGCCGGTTGCTGCGGGACACAATCGGCGAATCAGGTCAGCCCAAAACTGGCGTTCAGTTTCTTCGCTGGTCCGCAGATCGGAATCGCGCGACCGTTCGGTCAGAGCCAACTTGACCACGCGAGCGACTTCGGCCGACTCAATTTGGTGGCCGCAATGTTGCTGGATCGCTTGCCGATACGCTTCCGAAACCGACGGTTCCGGGTACATGACAGTGCCCACCGCATCGAACGCCACGGCTTCGATTTCCGGCAATGTGGCCAGCAGGCCGCCTTCTAACAAGTTTTGCTCCGGTTGGCTCATCCGTCATTCCGGTTCGAGTTTCGGCAGGTTCTGCCTGTTTCCATGTCATCTTGACCCAAACAAACCAAACACGTCACACTGCGGGGCCATGATTCCATCGCTGACAACATTCGATCGCTACATCCTGAAAAGGGTAGTCCACACGTTCGCCGTGTTCTTCGTCGCGACGTACGGGTTGTATATGGTGATCGACCTGTTTTCCAACGTCGACGCTTTTCTGGGCGAAGACGGTTCTCAAGCGGACGTCGGCCTGTCCATCCTGCGATACTACTCCTACCGCGTCGCCGAATTCCTGCAGATGACCGGGTCGATACTGATCGTGATTTCATGCGTCACAGTCCTCGGCCTGCTGGAAAAACACTCAGAATCGCACCCCATTCTGGCCGCCGGTGTGCCCGCGTTTCGCCTGCTGCGGCCGCTGGTGATCGGCGGGATCCTGCTAAATATGGCGTTGGTGGCCAACCAGGAACTCATCATGCCGCGAATCGCCGTCGAACTGCAGACGCCTCGTGGAAGTCAGAGTGCAGAAACTCAGAAGGTTGAGCCCGTTTACGATTATTCCAACTGCATGATGCACATTGACGGCGACCAGGTGGTTATCGAAGAACGGCGGCTGGACAATGCAACCTTTGACCTGCCGAGCGAACTGGCCAACGAATCGTATGCATTAAAGTGTGAGTCGGCTGTGTACATGCCCAAGACCGACAAGCACCCGGCAGGCTGGTTGTTGAGAAATCTGACGGGTCTGTTTGACGCAGAGATGCTGACAGAAGCCGGCCGAAAACGCATTGTGCCGCGCAGCAATGGGAAGGATTTGTTTATCGTTTCCGACGTCAGTTTCGATCAACTGTACAATCGAGGTCGAAACCTGAAGCTGTTGTCATCCATGCAACTCGTGGAACGAATCCGCAACCCTTCGACCGGTGTGATGCCCATGCAGCGTCAAAGCCTGGCTTTGCATTCCCGGCTGACTCGACCAATGCTGTGCCTGTTTTCCATCGCGATTGCGTTACCGTTGGTGATGCGACGCGAATCTGTCAGCCTGATCATGAACATGGCCATCTGCGCGTTCGTGCTGGGCGCGTTTTACATCTTCACGGAAGGCTGCCTCGCTATGGGCGACGCAAGATTTATCCGTCCTGACCTGGCCGCATGGATTCCCGTGATGACTATGGGCAGCGCAAGTGTCTGGACGTCAGGTTACGTTCAAACGTAACCGCGTCTCGAGGGATGTCAATTTTATTACTGACGGATCTCGTATGGCGTGTCCATGACATCGTTTAACCCGTAGCCGGAGGCGCAGGCGTCCTCTGGTTGGGATCTATAAGTCTTCAGCGTCGGCTGCGGCACAGCCCTCCCCAGCCACGCCTGCGCCTCCGGCTGCGGGTTAAACGATGGGCAGCAATGCGGCTTTCATATGATGACGCCCTAGGAAATCTGATCGTGCGCAAGTCGTTTTCGTGAGGGAAGACACCGTCACTTATTTAATTCACGTCTCGAGAGACTGAGCTACGTCGTTGTATCTCGCCGTAGGCCGCCCGCTGTCTACCAGCCCATTGCCATATTCGATTCGATGACTCGTTGAGCTTCCTTCAGGTCTGAGCCTGTGTCGATCATGTATAACCGAATGGCGTGCAGCTTGTCGCCGGACGCTCGGTTCAGGCAGTCGCGAGCGACATCGCAGGGTTCCCCGTTCCCCGTCAGGCCCAGCAACCGTTTGCTGATCACCCACAGGTCGCGAGGACGTTTGGCGATGCGTCGAATTTTTTCTTCAGGGTAGTGTTGAGCGGCGATGTGTTCGGCCTGTTCAAGACTACTCGCCCATCCGACCATGATGTGCGATTCCGTTTCAATTTCATACAACGCCATCAATTCGCCCTTCGCTGTCCTGCCTGGTTTTGTCGTTTGCGGCGGCATGATACGCTTTTGTGCAAATCGTTCCATGCCCAGCAGACCATTCGCGGGCGAGTCGTCAGGTGAAACTGGAAACGCGAAGTTTAGAGTCGGAAGTGGCGTTCGGACCAGTAAATTCGGTAATTTCTGGCTGAGCGTCGCCAGCAAACCACTCGGCCGACGACTCGCTTTCCGTTCACGGCGGTGGACATTATTCTCCGGTTCTTCATATACGGACGGTGCCGTGTGGTCAAAATCGTCAATGATTTTCGATCGCGCATAGCCGTTTAGTCGCTCGCCCCGATTTTCGTAAGCCTACGACGATAAACCGGGCGAATGCCCAGACGGGTCAACAAGACCGAACGCTGCCCAGCGCCGCTTAGCGAGAAAAAAACATGCCACGCATACTCCCTGTTCTACTAGTCGCACTGGCAGGAATTGCGGCCGCCGATGAATTCCCGGCTCCGGTGAATACTCAGGCCGCTGGCGAACACCCGCCGTCGCCGCGCGAGATGCTGGACCTGTTCGAATTGCCGGAAGGCTTTCAAGTGAAGCTGTTCGCCGGTGAGCCCGATGTACAGCAGCCAATTGCCTTCGACTTCGACGACAAGGGGCGCATCTGGGTCGCGGAAAACTACACGTACAGCTCGCATGGCAAAATCGATCCCAACCTGCGAGACCGCGTCATTATTCTGCACGACAAAGACGGCGACGGCGAACACGACGAACGCAAAGTGTTCTGGGACAAAGGCAGCATGCTGACGGGGCTCACGTGGGGCTACGGAGGTCTCTGGATTCTGAACGACGGCACTCTGTCATTCATCCCCGACAAAGACGGCGACGACGTTCCTGATGACGAACCGGTCGTAATGCTAAACGGCTGGACAAAGAACGCCGGGCACAACTTTGTTAGCGGCCTGCTGTGGGGCCCGAATGGCTGGCTGTACGGTCGACATGGCATCACCGACACATCGTACCCCGGCACGCCGGATACTCCGAAGGAAGAACGACAGCCAATCAACTGCGGCATCTGGCGGTTTCATCCAACGAAGCACACGTTTGAAGTCGTCTGTCACGGCACGACCAACCCGTGGGGGCTCGATTACAACGAAGTCGGCGACATGTTCATGACCAACAACGTGATCGGTCATCTATGGCACGTGATTCCGGGAGCTCACTACGAACGCATGTTCGGCCAGGACTTTAATCCTCATCTGTACGAACTGATGCCTCAAATTGCCGACCACTATCACTGGGACACGACCGGCAAGTGGTCCGAAAGCCGCGACGGAGTGGCCGATGACCTCGGCGGCGGCCACAGCCACTGCGGCGGCATGATCTACTACGGCCAGAATTTCCCAAAGGAATATCATGGCAAAATCTTTATGTGCAACACTCACGGCCGCTGCGTCAACGTGAACCGTCTGGAACGCAAAGGCAGCACGTATGTCGGCAAGCGAGAACCCAATTTTCTGAAGGTCAACACGCCCTGGTTTCGCGGCGTGGAATTAAAATACGGCCCCCGTGGCTGCGTGTATCTGACCGACTGGTCCGACAACGGCGAGTGCCATGACCACGATGGAGTGCATCGCACGAGTGGACGGATTTATCGGATTTCGTATGGCGAGGTCGAAAATCGAGCGTTCGACCTGCAAGCTCAATCGATTCATGAACTCCTTCAAATTGCGACGTCCAACAGTTCTAAACAAGAATGGCACCGCCGCCGTGCGTCGCGGCTTTTCACCGAAAAGTATGCGGAGTCAACGGAGGCAGCAAAATCCAACATCCGCCTGACCAACACAGGTTATTGGTCCCATGAGTCCTCTGCTTATAAAGTTCAACGCCATATGATTCAAAAGTTTCAGAATTTGGCTGCTGTGGATGCGTTGAGTGATGAACAGATTTCCCGAGCGCTGATTTGTAAGGACGAATTGCTGCGTAGTCTTGCAGTGGAACAAATCACCAGCAAACCGGAGATGCTCAACCGGCTGCACGGGCTCATGGACGCGTGGATCCATCACAACGAAGAGTCTCCTGTCGTCTTGATGACGTATGCGTCAGCAATTCAGAGGTATGCGGGGGAAATTCACCGTAACGGAACATTGGTCGGAAGATTCCCTGGTCAGTCGGCACTGCTCAAGCTGGCACGATCTTGCAAAGCTGATCACGCACTGCAGTTGATGACGTGGTACGCTTTCGAAAAGGCGGAAAGCCAGTCGCACATTCACTTTCAGGCGGTGTGGATTGAAGATCCCAAAATCCGTTCTTTCATGATGAGACGCCTTGCATCCGATTGGCAACGCAATGGGCACTTTGTAGTCGATCAACTGAAGATTTTGGGACATGCGATCTACGGCGCACCAAGCGACGCCGTACGCACGGAAGACCCGAAGCATGCAGCGCTCACTCTTCTTCAGGGGATATCCGAGGGTATGAAGGGGCAGGTCGGTCTCAAGAAACCTCGCCACTGGAAGGCAGTCCGAGAAATGCTCACGAAAATTGACGACCCCAAAATCGACCGATTCGTCGCTGAAATGTCTGCTGCATTCGGCGATCTCGACGCGACCGGGGATCTCTTAGACCTGATTGACGACCGTGATGGCGACCACTTGGTTCGTTCGCGAGCAATCGAAAATGTGGCGAGGCTGAAAGTGCCGAATGCCGTGTCGATTCTCCTCCCGCACCTCACCGACCGAGCTGTCTACGTCGACGTAGCCCGCGCATTGGCCTCCTTCGACGATCCTCGCATCCCCGCAGAACTGCTGAAACGCTGGGACGGGTTGCGGCACGGCAGTCAGGAAGCGGCGATGGATACTCTGGTGAGTCGCAAGTCGTACGCGGTGGAACTCGTCAAGGCGATTGATGATGGGCGAGTGGACAGCGGTGCTCTGACGGCGGCTCATGTGAGGCAGTTGGTTTCCTTTAACGATCCGAACATCACCAAAATCATCGAAGCAAAATGGGGCGTCGTTAATCAGTCGTCCGAAGCGAAGCAGACAATGATCGGAGACCTGAAGCAACGGCTCACCCCGGACGTGCTGGCTGCGGCCGATCTGGAAAACGGTGCTGCGTTGTTCAAGAAGTCGTGTGCCAACTGCCACAAGCTGTACGGCGAAGGCGGAAAGATCGGTCCGGACCTGACCGGGGCTAACCGAGGCAACATGGACTACCTTCTGGGAAATATCGTCGATCCCAGCGGCGAAGTCCCGAAGCAGTTCACCGTGTCCGTGATCGCTTTAACTTCCGGCCGAGTCATCACGGGCGTTGTGATCGGCGAAACAGAACAGGTCATAACCGTCCAAACCGACAAAGAACAAATGACGATCGCCGTCGCCGATATCGAAGAACGCACGCGCACCACCAAATCCCTCATGCCCGACGGCCTGCTGGACGCCCTCACCGAAGACCAGCGCCGAGACCTCATCGCCTTCATCCAACATCGGGCCGGTACGCACCGGCAGGCGGTTGGCGTGGCGGGCGAGTGACGGGGCAGAGGCTGAAGCGCCGGCGGTGCTTCTGTTAGTCGCGGGAGGTGGCTCGGTGTTTCGCATCGGCCAAGACAATTGTCGTGGATCGCTCCGCGATCCAACGCTCTGATCGCGGAGCGATCAGCGACAATGCATCACCCCGGCGCATGAGCCAGGCGGTCGCCTTTCAACAGAAATCATCTTGTAAATTCTCCTATACAAAAATGCGTCTGAATGACAAATCCCGAATCTCGAATCGACGTCCTGACCGGGCGACAGGTCATTGTTGCGGCGGCACGAGCGGTTCGGCCGGTCCATGTTTCCGAATCCGCGTTCAACGAATCGCCCGAAGACGATCCATTTCTGGAAGGTCACGAACACACGACGCCTCAGGAACGAGTCGCTCTGCGGACCACGAATTCAGCGGCAGACAAGCCTGGCTGGCTGCTGCGAATCGTTCCCAACCTCTACCCCGCCGTCGTACCGCAGAGTGACTTCGACGACAGCACACCCGTCGGCGGTGCCTCGCCACAAGCTGATTGCCACTCCGCTTTCGCGCCGCCCACGACGGCTCGAGGCATTCACGACGTGGTGATTGAATGCCCCGACCACCGTAGTCGGCTTGCGCAACTTTCTGTTGTTGAGATCGCGCGCACCTTCAAAGCGTGGCAAATGCGATTGAAGCAGATCCGAGCCACCGCCGCTGACACGGGCATTCAGGCCGTCAGCATTTTTCGGAACGAAGGAAGTCAGGCTGGCGCATCGTTGCCGCA
This DNA window, taken from Fuerstiella marisgermanici, encodes the following:
- a CDS encoding DUF6793 family protein, translating into MERFAQKRIMPPQTTKPGRTAKGELMALYEIETESHIMVGWASSLEQAEHIAAQHYPEEKIRRIAKRPRDLWVISKRLLGLTGNGEPCDVARDCLNRASGDKLHAIRLYMIDTGSDLKEAQRVIESNMAMGW
- a CDS encoding HAD family hydrolase, with protein sequence MSQPEQNLLEGGLLATLPEIEAVAFDAVGTVMYPEPSVSEAYRQAIQQHCGHQIESAEVARVVKLALTERSRDSDLRTSEETERQFWADLIRRLCPAATGNGNAHSDGFQDCFDHLFDHFRRAENWRCFEDATGLIDELYRRGLQTAIASNFDQRLNAVCDGLPELKHVGHRVISSVVGWRKPAKPFFDAVSQQIGVAPNRILFVGDDLTNDVEGASAAGMQAAWVCRSAVGVTPTTGGAVKITSLRQLIGVNEAADKVAGVDRGSASIP
- a CDS encoding YdcF family protein, producing the protein MNYEVRCSNVIVGFAIGTAAILAIIGGTLGRKAVEKIATALAMPSGMIWYVLTGLVLTAWISHQRKLAALLFVGWAMFSVAGNGIFVAWLVTTIEEPYVQIDPLQSEAYDVVVLLGGGTTIAANDRPQGNASGDRLILAAQLYHQGLAKRLICTGQRIESMDSVGIDPAQASSTVLQGLGVPESAIEQLGGRTTSEEMETLGKRFSDSGQRVGVVTSAWHLPRAMRLAIRNNFHPDPLPADFLSEPKRTLTTGETILSYIPSADSLHATTRVAKECLGMLVGR
- a CDS encoding PVC-type heme-binding CxxCH protein, giving the protein MPRILPVLLVALAGIAAADEFPAPVNTQAAGEHPPSPREMLDLFELPEGFQVKLFAGEPDVQQPIAFDFDDKGRIWVAENYTYSSHGKIDPNLRDRVIILHDKDGDGEHDERKVFWDKGSMLTGLTWGYGGLWILNDGTLSFIPDKDGDDVPDDEPVVMLNGWTKNAGHNFVSGLLWGPNGWLYGRHGITDTSYPGTPDTPKEERQPINCGIWRFHPTKHTFEVVCHGTTNPWGLDYNEVGDMFMTNNVIGHLWHVIPGAHYERMFGQDFNPHLYELMPQIADHYHWDTTGKWSESRDGVADDLGGGHSHCGGMIYYGQNFPKEYHGKIFMCNTHGRCVNVNRLERKGSTYVGKREPNFLKVNTPWFRGVELKYGPRGCVYLTDWSDNGECHDHDGVHRTSGRIYRISYGEVENRAFDLQAQSIHELLQIATSNSSKQEWHRRRASRLFTEKYAESTEAAKSNIRLTNTGYWSHESSAYKVQRHMIQKFQNLAAVDALSDEQISRALICKDELLRSLAVEQITSKPEMLNRLHGLMDAWIHHNEESPVVLMTYASAIQRYAGEIHRNGTLVGRFPGQSALLKLARSCKADHALQLMTWYAFEKAESQSHIHFQAVWIEDPKIRSFMMRRLASDWQRNGHFVVDQLKILGHAIYGAPSDAVRTEDPKHAALTLLQGISEGMKGQVGLKKPRHWKAVREMLTKIDDPKIDRFVAEMSAAFGDLDATGDLLDLIDDRDGDHLVRSRAIENVARLKVPNAVSILLPHLTDRAVYVDVARALASFDDPRIPAELLKRWDGLRHGSQEAAMDTLVSRKSYAVELVKAIDDGRVDSGALTAAHVRQLVSFNDPNITKIIEAKWGVVNQSSEAKQTMIGDLKQRLTPDVLAAADLENGAALFKKSCANCHKLYGEGGKIGPDLTGANRGNMDYLLGNIVDPSGEVPKQFTVSVIALTSGRVITGVVIGETEQVITVQTDKEQMTIAVADIEERTRTTKSLMPDGLLDALTEDQRRDLIAFIQHRAGTHRQAVGVAGE
- a CDS encoding diacylglycerol/lipid kinase family protein, with the protein product MPPTATAESNQAGPPGERDRVVIQRNPTSGSGRGAQHILTMVRHLKRMGYRVSLFANRDRLDRFVRRPDVAERIACLVAAGGDGTIASLANRHSQFPIATLPLGTENLVARHLQIPRCGRTVAEIIQQNKVSLFDTAFVNDQRFLLMASAGVDAEVVRRFTAVRKGNISHVSYCWPIVTSFTSYAFPEIQVCDVDGNVLATGSHVIITNIPQYGFRIPFCPASDPHDGQLDVRVFRIAGSFATMIHGLRTRMGFSDRRTDVTRFLATEVRLQSKVANVPVQCDGDPAANCPVTVRIDPKSMKLLVRA
- a CDS encoding LptF/LptG family permease, whose product is MIPSLTTFDRYILKRVVHTFAVFFVATYGLYMVIDLFSNVDAFLGEDGSQADVGLSILRYYSYRVAEFLQMTGSILIVISCVTVLGLLEKHSESHPILAAGVPAFRLLRPLVIGGILLNMALVANQELIMPRIAVELQTPRGSQSAETQKVEPVYDYSNCMMHIDGDQVVIEERRLDNATFDLPSELANESYALKCESAVYMPKTDKHPAGWLLRNLTGLFDAEMLTEAGRKRIVPRSNGKDLFIVSDVSFDQLYNRGRNLKLLSSMQLVERIRNPSTGVMPMQRQSLALHSRLTRPMLCLFSIAIALPLVMRRESVSLIMNMAICAFVLGAFYIFTEGCLAMGDARFIRPDLAAWIPVMTMGSASVWTSGYVQT